One genomic segment of Fibrobacter sp. includes these proteins:
- the tadA gene encoding Flp pilus assembly complex ATPase component TadA yields MRNQYMAQVLVHNKVVTEDQVKAHWGEITESMDIGQVLVKAGILQQAMYAKVLAFVQNLEAKHAAANAAAQPAQVQPTAPAPKPAPAAVPAPKPSPVEAKPAVAEPVDDEPALQIEGNNIYGESSSSNMVVEKVSGLETTSISTISIAEETGEDSAEEGEQELPRQFALSSGEGTAVEAPQTLLPIMSLKKMIAFARQYGATDIYLYSNRQVVMRQSGALFPATEQVVDKTRISELLAEASEGFADGYQVVAGKNFSRTIALAGVGRARISVTWNGVVPSVSIRVIPTEAAALDSLNLPPFCTQFAELNSGLVLVAGPSASGRTTTVNAFAETIAANRPCYIQTIERPIERILQTGGGALVQKEVGLHVRTGMDGIALAMRDGADVICFDHLENVDELNLLLQAANSGALVFAVTRGNNIHALLSRLLVSVPESGRSSLASSLADQLKGVIVQHLVPVVDNQGLVLAAEAVRVTPTIAGMIRKGDLSQLNAAISSQRDQGVTLDDSLQKCVEAGYIDGVEAWKRANDIRRFAAYHPAGGEA; encoded by the coding sequence CAGGCCATGTATGCGAAGGTCCTTGCCTTTGTGCAGAACCTGGAAGCAAAGCATGCTGCCGCTAATGCTGCTGCCCAGCCTGCGCAGGTCCAGCCGACAGCACCAGCACCTAAGCCTGCTCCTGCCGCTGTTCCGGCACCCAAGCCCTCTCCTGTAGAGGCAAAGCCCGCCGTGGCCGAACCCGTCGATGACGAACCGGCCTTGCAGATAGAAGGCAACAACATTTACGGTGAATCATCTTCGTCCAACATGGTGGTAGAAAAGGTGTCCGGTCTGGAAACCACAAGCATCTCGACCATCAGCATTGCCGAAGAGACAGGGGAAGATTCCGCCGAAGAAGGCGAGCAGGAACTGCCCCGCCAGTTCGCCCTTTCTTCTGGAGAGGGAACGGCGGTAGAAGCACCCCAGACTCTGCTCCCCATCATGTCCTTGAAAAAGATGATTGCCTTTGCCCGCCAGTACGGAGCTACGGACATCTACCTTTATTCAAACCGTCAGGTGGTCATGCGCCAGTCCGGTGCGCTGTTCCCGGCTACTGAACAGGTGGTGGACAAGACCCGCATCTCTGAACTTTTGGCCGAAGCCTCGGAAGGCTTTGCCGACGGCTACCAGGTGGTGGCAGGCAAGAACTTCAGCAGGACCATCGCTCTCGCCGGCGTGGGTCGTGCCCGCATTTCCGTAACCTGGAACGGGGTCGTTCCCAGCGTGTCTATCCGGGTGATTCCTACGGAGGCGGCGGCTCTGGATTCTTTGAACCTGCCGCCTTTCTGCACTCAGTTTGCGGAACTCAACAGCGGCCTGGTGTTGGTGGCTGGGCCTTCGGCCAGCGGTCGTACCACTACGGTGAACGCCTTCGCCGAAACCATTGCCGCAAACCGTCCGTGCTACATCCAGACCATCGAACGGCCCATCGAGAGAATCTTGCAGACTGGCGGTGGTGCTCTGGTGCAAAAAGAGGTTGGTCTCCATGTCCGTACGGGTATGGACGGTATCGCCCTTGCCATGCGTGACGGTGCCGACGTGATTTGCTTTGACCATCTGGAAAATGTGGACGAACTGAACCTGCTTTTGCAGGCCGCCAATTCTGGCGCTCTGGTGTTTGCCGTTACCCGCGGAAACAACATCCACGCCCTGCTTTCGAGGCTCCTGGTTTCTGTTCCCGAAAGCGGACGGTCTTCTTTGGCCAGTTCCCTGGCAGACCAGCTGAAGGGCGTTATCGTGCAGCATTTGGTTCCTGTGGTGGACAACCAGGGCCTGGTTCTTGCCGCCGAAGCCGTGCGGGTGACGCCTACTATTGCGGGCATGATCCGCAAGGGCGATCTGTCTCAGCTGAATGCCGCTATCAGTAGCCAGCGGGACCAGGGCGTTACTCTGGACGATTCCCTGCAGAAATGCGTGGAAGCGGGTTACATCGACGGTGTAGAGGCCTGGAAACGGGCAAACGACATTAGACGCTTTGCGGCGTATCATCCTGCAGGCGGGGAGGCATAA